A single region of the Vicia villosa cultivar HV-30 ecotype Madison, WI linkage group LG4, Vvil1.0, whole genome shotgun sequence genome encodes:
- the LOC131598749 gene encoding myosin-6-like, which produces MTKLAYLHGPGVLSNLRSRYEINEIYTYTRNILIAVNPFIKLPHLYDSHMMAQYRGAAFGELSPHPFAIADAAYRLMINDGISPSILVSGETVKVVLVKQKVLSYSCDILLTWEGERLLLKVELSSTLSLSIL; this is translated from the exons ATGACAAAGCTCGCGTACCTGCACGGACCCGGAGTCCTAAGTAATCTGAGATCAAGATACGAAATCAATGAAATTTAT ACTTACACTAGGAATATATTGATTGCTGTGAACCCGTTCATAAAGCTTCCTCATTTATATGATAGCCATATGATGGCACAATACAGAGGAGCAGCATTTGGTGAGTTAAGTCCACATCCCTTCGCTATTGCCGATGCAGCATATAG GCTCATGATAAATGATGGAATCAGCCCGTCAATATTGGTAAGTGGTGAAACCGTGAAAGTGGTGCTGGTAAAACAGAAAGTATTAAGTTACTCATGCGATATCTTGCTTACATGGGAGGGAGAGCGGCTGTTGCTGAAGGTAGAACTGTCGAGCACACTTTCATTGAGTATTTTATAA